Genomic window (Moraxella haemolytica):
CCAGCTTGTGCAAGGAGAAAATAAAATGCCAAAGATTCCTGTTGTCAATACCAGTCATTTAGACCGCATTGACGAGCTTTTAGTAGAAAATCCAGAAACTGGCGAATATAAAGTTCATCGCTCTGTATTTACCGACCAAACTTTATTTGATTTGGAAATGAAATATATCTTTGAGGGCAACTGGGTGTATTTGGCACATGAAAGCCAAATTCCAGAAATCAACGATTATTATACGACTTATATTGGTCGCCAACCAATCATCATTGCTCGCAACAAAGATGGCGAATTAAATGCGATGATTAACGCCTGTTCACATCGTGGGGCTCAGCTTTGCCGTTACAAAAAAGGCAACAAATCCTCCTATACCTGCCCATTTCACGGTTGGACATTTAACAACTCTGGCAAACTTTTAAAAGTCAAAGACCCTAAAGACGCAGGTTATCCTGAAAGTTTTAATAAAGACGGTTCGCACGATTTAAAAAAAGTCGCTCGTTTTGAAAGCTACAAAGGCTTTTTGTTTGGCAGTTTAAATCCTGATGTCCTGCCACTTGAAGAATATCTTGGTGAAGCGACCAAAATCATTGACATGATTGTCGGTCAAGCTCAAGATGGCTTAGAAGTTCTTCGTGGTTCTTCAACTTACACTTATGAAGGTAACTGGAAGCTCACCGCCGAAAATGGTGCCGACGGATACCATGTGTCTGCAGTACATTGGAACTATGCTGCCACAACCCAACAACGCAAAGAAAAGCAAGCGGGAGAGGATAAAATCCGTGCTATGAGTGCAGGCGGTTGGGGCAAACAAGGCGGTGGCTCATACGGTTTTGAACATGGGCATATGCTTCTTTGGACACAATGGGCAAACCCAGAAGACCGTCCAAACTACGCCCAATACGACACTTATAAAGAGCTCTACGGCGAGGCGATGGCAAAATGGATGATTGAGCGGTCTCGCAATCTATGCTTATACCCTAACGTATATCTGATGGATCAATTTGGATCCCAAATCCGGGTACTGCGTCCGATTAGCGTTAATAAAACTGAAGTAACCATTTATTGTATCGCACCTGTGGGTGAGGATGCAGAGGCTCGCCAAAGACGTATTCGCCAATATGAAGATTTCTTTAATGCATCAGGTATGGCGACCCCAGATGATCTAGAGGAGTTCCGCTCTTGCCAGGTGGGCTATGCCGGAATTGAGCTTGAATGGAATGACATGTGTCGTGGAGCAACTCATTGGGTGCATGGACCTGATGAGGTTGCTGATGAAATCGGATTAAAGCCTAAACTAAGCGGTGTCAAAACCGAAGATGAGGGATTGTATTTAGCACAGCACGAGCATTGGATAGAAATGATGAAGCGTGCCATTTCTAATGAACGCAAGCTTGAAAAACATGGAGAAGTTGCATGAATAATGTACCAGTAGTATCAGCAGAATTACAGAATAAAATCAGTCAGTTTTTGTATCAAGAAGCTCGCTTTTTGGACGATGAGCAGTGGGACGATTGGCTAAACTGTTATGCTCCAGAAGCATCTTTTTGGATGCCAGCATGGGACGATGATGATACCCTCATCACAGACCCAATGGCGGAAATTTCCTTGATTTATTACCCAGATCGTCAAGGGTTAGAAGACCGAGTGTTTCGTATCAAAACTGAGCGTTCATCAGCAACCATTCCCGATACTCGCACAAGCCACAATATTAACAACATTGAGGTAGAAAGTGTAGAAGGTATCAAGGCAACGGTACGCTTTAATTGGCATACGCTTAGTTTTCGCTATAAGACGATTTCTCAGCATTTTGGTATGTCTCGTTACGAAATCGATGTTTCAGGCGACAGCTTTAAAATTTTGAGCAAATATGTCGTTCTAAAAAATGACTACATTCACCAAGTCATTGATGTTTATCATATTTGATAAAAATGGGATTGGTGAGTTGAATTACCAATCCCATTTTGCCTTAATTTAACCAGTCAGCCAACAGCCAACTTATTGCATAAAAAATATAAGGATATTTTTATGAGTCACAAAGTCGCTTTACAATTTGAAGATGGTGTTACCCGGTTTATTGAAGTGGGTGACGGCGAAGTTTTATCAGACGCTGCCTACCGCCAAAAAATGAACATTCCGCTAGATTGCCGAGACGGAGCGTGTGGCACTTGCCGAGCTTTTTATGAGTCTGGGACTTATGACATGGATAGCGACATGTACATCGAGGACGCCCTAAGCCCTGAAGATGCTGAAAAAGGCTATGTTTTGGCGTGTCAATGTTATCCAACTTCAGATTCGGTCATTCAGATTTTGGCAAGTTCTGCTGTGTGCAAAACCCAAATCCATGCTTTCAGTGGTACGCTGACCGATTTACAAAAAGTCTCCGATAGCACCATTTGTTTTGAAATTGAATTGGATAACAATGAACCAGAAATCAGCTTTTTGGCAGGGCAATATGTTAATGTGAAAATTCCAAACACTGATGAAACTCGTTCTTATTCTTTCAGTTCAAAGCCAAACGACCGCAAAACCAGCTTTGTGGTGCGAAATGTCCCCAATGGCAAGATGAGTTCGTTCTTGGCAAATACCGCCAAAGTGGGCGACAAAATGAGCTTTACAGGACCTTTTGGCAGTTTTTATCTGCGTCCGATGGTTCGCCCAACGCTGTTTTTGGCAGGTGGGACGGGGATTGCGCCGTTTTTATCCATGCTTAAAGTGCTTGACGAAAAAGGTTCGGATTTTCCTATTCGCATGGTGTTTGGCGTGACCAATGATGAGGATTTGGTCGGTATTGATGCGCTAGATGACTCTAAGGCGAAACATGACTGGTTTGATTATCGTACAGTTGTGGTCAATGAGATGTCCACCCATGAGCGTAAAGGCTATGTCACTGCTCATATTGATGATGACTGGCTAAATGGCGGCGATGTGGATATTTATCTGTGTGGACCTGTGGCAATGGTTGATTCGGTGCGTGATTGGTTGGAAGTTCAGAACATCACGGTGCAAAACTTCTTGTTTGAGAAGTTCTCAGCCAATTAAGATGGCGGCAAAATGGATTGCTTGTAAATTTCATAAAAGTCATTAAAATCTTTTTTACCCCTAGTGGTCAGTACCTAATGGCTGAAATTTGTCATCATCTATCAAAAGGAGTAAATATGTCCCTGTCTAATACCATTGCTATAAACCCGCAGCATTTGAGTGATTTGATGAGCGAACAGGCGTTTTTTGCGAACATTCGCCAAACCATCCACCAAAATCCTGAGCTGGGTTTTGAAGAGGTTGAAACCAGTAATCTCATCGCCAAGTACCTGACCGAATGGGGCTATACGCTACATCGTGGACTTGCCAAAACAGGCATTGTCGCCACCCTAAAAAACGGTAACGGCGATAAAGTCATCGGACTGCGTGCCGACATGGACGCTTTGCCCATCGTGGAAAAGACGGGCAAACCTTATGCCAGCCAAGTCGCAGGCAAATTTCATGGCTGTGGGCATGACGGACACAGCACCATTTTGCTTGCTTGTGCCAAACAGCTTGCCAAAACTCGCAATTTTAATGGTGCGGTGCATTTGATTTTTCAGCCTGCCGAAGAGCTGCTTTATGGCGGTCGTGTCATGTTAGAGGACGGCTTGTTTGACAAATTTCCTTGCGATGTGATTTTTGCCATGCACAACATGCCACGCCTAGCGACAGGCGAGTTTTATTTTAAAACTGGGGCGGTCATGGCGTCCTCCGACACTTTGTATGTCCATGTCAAAGGCGTGGGCAGTCATGGGGCGATGCCTGAATACGGCATTGATGCGACTTTGGTGGCGTGTCATATCGCCATTGCCCTCCAAAGCATTGTCTCTCGCAATGTCAGTCCGCTTGAGCAAGCGGTGATTACGGTGGGGCAACTCACCTCTGGCAATGTCCCCAATGTGGTCAATGATTCTGCCCTGTTAAAATTAAGCGTTCGCACCCTAAATGCTGAAGTGCGCAAAAAGGTGCTATCTCGCATTACAGAAGTGGTGGAATTTCAAGCCAAAAGTTTTGGAGCAAGTGCCGAAGTCGAACACATCAACGGCTGTCCGCCCACCGTCAATGGCAGTGATGCGACCGAATTTGCCGTCAAAGTCGCCCAAAATTTGGTGGGCGAGGACAAAGTGCATACAGGCATTGCTCCGCTTATGGGAAGCGAGGATTTTGCCTTTATGCTAGAGGCTAACCCCAACGGCAATTACTGCTTTGTCGGCAATGGGGGTGGTGATTCTGCGTGCATGGTGCATCACCCAGAATACGATTTTAATGATGAGATTATCGCTACGGCTGGGGCGTACTTTTGTGGTCTTGTGGAAAACTATTTGAAGTGATTTAAAAAAAGGATTTTTTATGACAACAACACAAACACAAAATGAGTTTCGTGGCAACGACAAACTGCTCATCGGCATGGTGCTGGGGGTTTTGACCTTTTGGCTGTTTTATCAGTCGATGTTTAATGTCGTGCCGTCCATTCAAAAAGATTTGGGCATGAGTGATACATCGCTCAATGCGGTAATTAGCCTAGGCTCACTGTTTTCTGGCTGTTTTATCATTTTAATGGGCGGATTGGCGGATAAATTTGGGCGAGTGCGTTTGACTTATGTGGGCTTTACTCTAAACATCATCGCCTGTTTGGTGCTGTATTTTAGCACCAATCCTTTCACCTTTGGGCTTGGGCGAGTGCTTCAAGGTCTGTCGTCCGCCTGTATCATGCCAGCGACTTTGTCCATCATCAAAAATTATTATCACGGAGCCGAACGACAAAGGGCGTTTAGCTTTTGGTCGATTGGCTCGTTCGGTGGTTCAGGGCTTTCGTCTTTTGTCGGTGGGGCAATCGCCACGAGCATGGGCTGGAAAAGCATTTTCTTGCTGTCAATCGCCATTTCGGTGGTCGGTATGCTTCTCATCAAAGGCACGCCAGAGAGCAAGTCGCACGAGGTTTCTACCAGTCGTTATGACTATGTGGGGCTGTTTAGCTGTGTGATTGGGCTTTTGTGTTTAAATTTGCTCATCACCAAAGGGTTTGGGCTTGGGTTTACGAATGGTTTTACGCTAACCATGCTCGCTGGGGCGGTGGTGATGGGGATTGTGTTTTTTCGCACCGAAATCAAGAAAAAACATCAGGCATTTTTGGATTTTTCGCTGTTCAACAGTCGTGGTTATAGTGGGGCGTGTTTGTCCAACTTCTTATTAAACTGCATGGCAGGCACGATTATCATTATCAATACCTATTTGCAAAAAGGACATGGCTTGACTGCATTTCAAGCAGGGGTCAAATCTTTGGGCTATGTCGTCATGGTCATGATTATGATTCGTGTGAGCGAAAAACTGCTACAAAAATTCGGCTACAAAACCCCAATGTGGCTCGGCACGGCAATCACGGCGGTTGGAGCATTGGGGCTGTCCATGACCTTTGTGTCGCACGAAGTGTATATGTGGTGGGTCATTGTGTCTTTTGCGGTGTTTGGCTTTGGTTTGGGTTGTTATTCTACCCCTGCGGCGGACTGTGCGATGGTCAATGTGCCTCTTGATAAAGCAGGCGTGGCGGCAGGTGTGTTTAAAATGGCAAGTGCTTTGGGTGCGTCCTTTGGCATCGCCACAGGAGCGACTATTTTTAGCACCTTTAAGGATGCTGGCGTGCATTTGGCAGGTCAATATGCCCTCTTGACGATGGTGGCTTTTGGTGTACTAGCAACATTGGCAGTGCTGGTAATGATTCCTAAAAAGACTGCGCAATCGGTTTAACGCCGCTATGTAGGGATTTAAAAGACCCTTCTATTTTAAATCAAAGCATGACAACATGAAGTATAACAGGAGTAATCATGTCGAGAACCAAGCGTTTTAAAGATAAGGTGGTGATTGTGACAGGTGCAGCTCAGGGAATTGGGCGTGGCGTGGCTTTGCAAGTCGCCAAAGAGGGGGCAAATGTGGTGCTGGTGGATTTTTCGGATTTTGTGCAAGAAACCGCCGATGAGATTGCCAAATTACAAAAAACTGGCAAAAAAGGCGATCATCTCATCGTCAAAGCCGATTTGGAACAGTATGCAGGAGCCCAAGAAGTTGCCAAGCAAACCCTTGAAAAATTTGGGCGCATTGATGTGCTGATTAACAATGTCGGTGGGGCGATTTGGATGAAGCCGTTTGAGGAATTTGCCGAAAATGAAATCATCAAAGAAATCAACCGCTCGTTGTTTCCAACTTTGTGGTGTTGTCATGCGGTGCTACCTTGTATGATTAGCCAGCAGTCAGGCGTGATTGTCAATGTGTCGTCCATCGCCACTCGTGGCATTCATCGCATTCCTTATTCTGCGGCAAAAGGCGGGGTAAATGCCTTGACCGCAAGTTTGGCATTTGAACACGCCAAAGACGGCATTCGTGTCAATGCGGTGGCGACAGGCGGTACAGACGCTCCGCCACGCAAAATCCCAAGAAACACCAACCCCCAAAGCGAGGACGAAAAACGCTGGATGCAAGAGGTGGTTGAACAAACCATTGACCGCACCTTTTTGGGGCGTTATGGCACGATCGACGAGCAGGTTAATGCGATTTTGTTTTTGGCGTCCGATGAGTCGTCCTATATGACAGGCGCGGTCATGCCTGTGGGCGGTGGCGATCAAGGATAGCTTTTTACCCATCACTGGAAAAATATGGCTGACACGGAGTGTGGATGATGAGCGTATTTAGGGATTTTAAGCAAGATTTTTCTTTGTCGGCAATGGTGGCGGGTTTGCTTGCGGTAACGATTTCTTACGCAGGACCGTTGGTGATATTTTTTCAGGTGGGGCAGTCGGCAGGTGTGGATAACGCCATGATGATTTCATGGATTTGGGCGGTGTCAATTAGCTCGGCAGTTGGCAGTATTTTTTTATCTTTACGCCACAAAGTGCCGATTTTGCTCGCTTGGTCAATCCCTGGAACGGCACTTTTGGTCAGCCTGTTTCCCAGCATTAGCCTTAATGAAGCGGTGGGGGCGTATCTCATCGCAGGCGTGATGAGCCTTGCCATTGGCATGAGTGGCTATTTTGATAAGGTATTGCATTGCATTCCGCAGGGCATTGCAGGTGGTATGATGGCAGGGATTTTGTTTGGTTTTGGCGTGGGAGCGTTTTCGTCATTTAGCAGTGAACCGATGTTAACCTGTGCCATGCTGGCAAGTTTTTTGGTTGCCAAACGCTTTTTGCCTCGTTATGCGATTGTGTGGGTGCTTTTGATAGGGCTTTTGGTGGCGTGGTTATTGGGACTCATAAATGGTAGCCAAGCTTTTGAATTGAGTGTTGCCAAGCCCATATTTATCGCCCCAGAATTCTCGTGGCAGGCAGTGTTTAATTTGGCATTGCCGTTGGTGATTTTAAATTTAACAGGGCAATTTTTACCTGGAATGGCACTCATTAAGCTTAATAATTATCAAGTATCCAGTCAGCCCATCATCAATAGTGCAAGCCTACTGTCGCTCGCTGTGGCGGTGTTTGGGGGCATTAGTATTGTGCTGGCGGCGGTAACATCGGCTTTGTGCATGGGCAAAGATTGCCACGAAAACTCTGACAAACGCTACATCGGCGGTGTGTTTAATGGCGTGTTTTATCTGGTGGGAGCGGTGTTTGCAGGTTCTTTGGTGGGCTTGTTTGCCATGCTTCCCAAAAGTTTAATCGCCATGCTGGCAGGCTTGGCGTTGCTTGGGGCATTATTGACCAATCTTGGCATTGCCATGCAACACAGCGAACAAAAAGAGCCTGCGTTAATCACCTTTTTGGTAACAGCCTCAGGCATGAGCTTGTTTGGGTTAAGTTCGGTGTTTTGGGGCATTGTATTTGGCATGGCGAGTTTTTATTTTTATAAGCTGAGATGGTAAAAATAAAAAGGATTGATTTATTGATGTGGTAAATGATTTGGCAATGGAGTGAATTATGGCGCAAAAAAACGAAACTTTGTATCAAGGAGGTTTTGCCAAAACCCCAAAAAAGATCTATCGTGGCATTGGTATTATTTCCATAGCAGCAGTCGTTGCCTATCTTTTATATGCTGTGATTTTACCATTTGATGCTAATGCCAATAAAGGGCTTGCCATTTTGTTTTTTATTGGGGTGTTATGGTTGACTGAAGCAGTGCATATCACCGCAACAGCTCTGTTTGTTCCTGTTTTGGCGGTATTGGCTGGTGTGCCAGAATTTAATACCAAGTCGGCGTTTGCTAATTTTGCGGATCCAATTATTTATGTGTTTGTCGGCGGGTTTGCGCTAGCAGCAGCGTTAAGTGTGCAAAAACTTGACCGAAAAATTGCCCTTTGGATTATGCGTCTATCAAATGGACATTTGGGACGAGCGGTAATGATGATGTTTTTGGCGACCGCAGGACTGTCGATGTGGATTAGTAATACCGCCACAGCGGCGATGATGGTGCCATTGTCACTGGGGTTGCTTACACAGCTTGATAGAGAAAAAGACAGAAATACCTGCATTTTCATCTTGCTTGGTGTGGCCTATTCGGCAGGGATTGGTGGCATTGGGCTGCTTGTGGGTTCACCACCCAATGGCATTGCTGCCAAACAGCTTGGCATGGATTTTATGGATTGGCTAAAAGTGGCTTTACCATTACTTGTGGTGTTATTGCCCACCTTGATCGCTACCATGTATTTGATTTTAAAACCAAATTTGAATCAAAAAATCGTGGTTAGTGATGAAGAAATTCCTTGGACGCCTGCTAGAATTTTAACGATTGTTGTTTTTGTCATAACGGCGACCTGTTGGATTTTTGGTAAGCAGATTTCAGGGTATTTTGGTTTTGATAGCCCTGACACCATGATTGGTATGATGGGAGCCTTAAGTGTGATGGTACTTGGTCTTGCTACTTGGAAACAGGTCAGCGAGCGTACCGAATGGGGTGTTTTATTGTTGATTGGTGGCGGTTTTACCTTATCAAATGTGATGAAGCATTCAGGAGCTTCAGCGGTGCTGGGCGAACAACTTGCCACGCATTTGGCGGGTATGCCTGTGATTTTTATTATTTTTGTGACCGCTTGTTTTATGATTTTCTTGACTGAATTTACCAGCAATACAGGTTCAACCGCCTTGATGGTGCCAATTTTTGCGTCTGTTGCCACACAGCTTGGTTTGCCAAATGAGCTTTTGGTGATGGTTATTGCCATTGGTGCATCTTGTGCCTTTATGATGCCTGTTGCTGCCCCGCCTAATGGCATTGCTTTTGCTACGGGCTATATGGCTCAAAAAGAGATGGTAAAGGTCGGTTTTTTCTTAAACTGGGTTGCTATTGGAATTGTTACGCTGTGGGCGTATGTGTTGTTGATATAATTTTTAAAAGGAGTAAACAATGATTGATAAATCCAGCCAATCACTCACCCAGGTGATGAGTCAAATCAAAGACGGCTCAATCATTCTCATCGGCGGTTTTGGACCGGCAGGTCAGCCTACCGAGCTGATTGATGCACTCATTGATTGTAATGTCAAAGATTTGACAATTGTGAGTAACAATGCAGGCAATGGCGATTATGGATTGGCACGCCTGCTAAAAACAGGAGCGGTGAAAAAAATCATCTGCTCATTTCCTCGTCAAGCTGACTCGTATGTCTTTGATGAGTTGTATCGTGCCGGTAAGATTGAGCTTGAAGTTGTTCCGCAGGGCAATTTGGCTTGCCGTATTCAGGCGGCAGGTATGGGGCTTGGGGCGATTTATACGCCAACAGGGTTTGGTACACTGCTTGCCGAAGGTAAAGAGACTCGTCATATTGAGGGCAAGGATTATGTGCTTGAATACCCAATCAAAGCCGATTTTGCCCTTATCAAAGCCCATAAAGGCGACCGTTGGGGCAATTTGGTGTACAACAAATCGGCTCGTAATTTCGGTCCTATCATGGCAATGGCGGCTGATGTTACCATTGCTCAGGTGGGTGAAGTGGTAGAGCTTGGTGAGCTTGACCCTGAACACATCATCACGCCAGGTATCTTTGTGCAGCATATCGTTGAGCTAACCTCTGTAACGCACGCCATGACAGAATAAGGGAAAATATCATGACTTATCAAAAACTAAGCCGGGACCAAATCGCAAGCCGTATCGCCAAAGACATTCCAGAAGGGGCGTATGTCAATCTAGGTATAGGACTGCCAACCAAAGTGGCCAGCCACTTACCCAAAGACAAAGAGATTTTTTTACATTCTGAAAACGGTTTGCTCGCCTTTGGTCCGCCCCCAGAAGCGGGGCAAGAAGACCCAGAGCTTATCAATGCTGGTAAAGAGTTTGTTACCATGCTCACAGGTGGTTCGTTCTTTCATCATGGCGATTCGTTTACGATGATGCGTGGCGGTCATTTGGATATTTGTGTATTGGGTGCTTTTCAAGTTGATGAAGATGGCGACCTTGCCAACTGGCACACAGGCGAGAGTGATGCTATTCCTGCGGTAGGCGGAGCGATGGATTTGGCAGTGGGAGCAAAACAGGTGTTTGTTGCAACCGAACATACAACCAAAAAGGGCGACCCCAAAATTGTCAAAAACCTCACCTACCCAGTAACGGGCAAAAAATGCGTGGATAGAATCTACACTGACCTATGTGTGATTGATGTTACACCGGAGGGTCTAAAAGTCATTGAAAAAATTGAAGGTTTGGCTTTTGGGGAATTACAACGACTCACAGGGGCAAGTCTGATTGATGCAACCATTTAAATAAAAAATTAAGGGGAATTATGATGCAAAACGCTTATATTATTGATGCCATTCGCACACCATTTGGGCGTTATGGTGGGGCATTGTCAGGCATTCGTGCTGATGACTTGGGGGCAACTGTTATCAAGGCAATCATGGAACGCAATGGCAATGTAGATTTTAGTCAGGTTGATGATGTGATTTTTGGTTGTGCCAACCAAGCAGGTGAGGACAACCGCAATGTTGGTAGAATGTCTGCTCTACTGGCAGGAATGCCAACAACGGTACCTGCAACGACCATAAACCGTCTATGCGGTTCATCACTTGATGCCATTGCAACCGCCAATCGTGCCATTAAATCAGGCGAGATGAATCTCATCATCGCAGGTGGGGTGGAGAGCATGAGCCGAGCCCCTTTTGTGATGGGTAAGGCACAGACGGCGTTTGGGCGGTCTCATCAACTAGAAGATACCACGATGGGTTGGCGGTTTATTAACCCTAAACTAAAAGAGCTTTATGGCGTGGATACCATGCCACAGACCGCAGAAAATGTCGCCGAGCAGTTTAACATCAGCCGAGCAGACCAAGATAAATTTGCTCTAAGAAGCCAGACACTTACCAAAACCTCCCAAGATAAAGGTTTTTTTGATAAAGAAATCATTTCGGTGTCTATTCCA
Coding sequences:
- the benA gene encoding benzoate 1,2-dioxygenase large subunit; its protein translation is MPKIPVVNTSHLDRIDELLVENPETGEYKVHRSVFTDQTLFDLEMKYIFEGNWVYLAHESQIPEINDYYTTYIGRQPIIIARNKDGELNAMINACSHRGAQLCRYKKGNKSSYTCPFHGWTFNNSGKLLKVKDPKDAGYPESFNKDGSHDLKKVARFESYKGFLFGSLNPDVLPLEEYLGEATKIIDMIVGQAQDGLEVLRGSSTYTYEGNWKLTAENGADGYHVSAVHWNYAATTQQRKEKQAGEDKIRAMSAGGWGKQGGGSYGFEHGHMLLWTQWANPEDRPNYAQYDTYKELYGEAMAKWMIERSRNLCLYPNVYLMDQFGSQIRVLRPISVNKTEVTIYCIAPVGEDAEARQRRIRQYEDFFNASGMATPDDLEEFRSCQVGYAGIELEWNDMCRGATHWVHGPDEVADEIGLKPKLSGVKTEDEGLYLAQHEHWIEMMKRAISNERKLEKHGEVA
- the benB gene encoding benzoate 1,2-dioxygenase small subunit codes for the protein MNNVPVVSAELQNKISQFLYQEARFLDDEQWDDWLNCYAPEASFWMPAWDDDDTLITDPMAEISLIYYPDRQGLEDRVFRIKTERSSATIPDTRTSHNINNIEVESVEGIKATVRFNWHTLSFRYKTISQHFGMSRYEIDVSGDSFKILSKYVVLKNDYIHQVIDVYHI
- the benC gene encoding benzoate 1,2-dioxygenase electron transfer component BenC, with the protein product MSHKVALQFEDGVTRFIEVGDGEVLSDAAYRQKMNIPLDCRDGACGTCRAFYESGTYDMDSDMYIEDALSPEDAEKGYVLACQCYPTSDSVIQILASSAVCKTQIHAFSGTLTDLQKVSDSTICFEIELDNNEPEISFLAGQYVNVKIPNTDETRSYSFSSKPNDRKTSFVVRNVPNGKMSSFLANTAKVGDKMSFTGPFGSFYLRPMVRPTLFLAGGTGIAPFLSMLKVLDEKGSDFPIRMVFGVTNDEDLVGIDALDDSKAKHDWFDYRTVVVNEMSTHERKGYVTAHIDDDWLNGGDVDIYLCGPVAMVDSVRDWLEVQNITVQNFLFEKFSAN
- a CDS encoding M20 aminoacylase family protein, with translation MSLSNTIAINPQHLSDLMSEQAFFANIRQTIHQNPELGFEEVETSNLIAKYLTEWGYTLHRGLAKTGIVATLKNGNGDKVIGLRADMDALPIVEKTGKPYASQVAGKFHGCGHDGHSTILLACAKQLAKTRNFNGAVHLIFQPAEELLYGGRVMLEDGLFDKFPCDVIFAMHNMPRLATGEFYFKTGAVMASSDTLYVHVKGVGSHGAMPEYGIDATLVACHIAIALQSIVSRNVSPLEQAVITVGQLTSGNVPNVVNDSALLKLSVRTLNAEVRKKVLSRITEVVEFQAKSFGASAEVEHINGCPPTVNGSDATEFAVKVAQNLVGEDKVHTGIAPLMGSEDFAFMLEANPNGNYCFVGNGGGDSACMVHHPEYDFNDEIIATAGAYFCGLVENYLK
- a CDS encoding MFS transporter, whose translation is MTTTQTQNEFRGNDKLLIGMVLGVLTFWLFYQSMFNVVPSIQKDLGMSDTSLNAVISLGSLFSGCFIILMGGLADKFGRVRLTYVGFTLNIIACLVLYFSTNPFTFGLGRVLQGLSSACIMPATLSIIKNYYHGAERQRAFSFWSIGSFGGSGLSSFVGGAIATSMGWKSIFLLSIAISVVGMLLIKGTPESKSHEVSTSRYDYVGLFSCVIGLLCLNLLITKGFGLGFTNGFTLTMLAGAVVMGIVFFRTEIKKKHQAFLDFSLFNSRGYSGACLSNFLLNCMAGTIIIINTYLQKGHGLTAFQAGVKSLGYVVMVMIMIRVSEKLLQKFGYKTPMWLGTAITAVGALGLSMTFVSHEVYMWWVIVSFAVFGFGLGCYSTPAADCAMVNVPLDKAGVAAGVFKMASALGASFGIATGATIFSTFKDAGVHLAGQYALLTMVAFGVLATLAVLVMIPKKTAQSV
- a CDS encoding 1,6-dihydroxycyclohexa-2,4-diene-1-carboxylate dehydrogenase yields the protein MSRTKRFKDKVVIVTGAAQGIGRGVALQVAKEGANVVLVDFSDFVQETADEIAKLQKTGKKGDHLIVKADLEQYAGAQEVAKQTLEKFGRIDVLINNVGGAIWMKPFEEFAENEIIKEINRSLFPTLWCCHAVLPCMISQQSGVIVNVSSIATRGIHRIPYSAAKGGVNALTASLAFEHAKDGIRVNAVATGGTDAPPRKIPRNTNPQSEDEKRWMQEVVEQTIDRTFLGRYGTIDEQVNAILFLASDESSYMTGAVMPVGGGDQG
- a CDS encoding benzoate/H(+) symporter BenE family transporter; its protein translation is MMSVFRDFKQDFSLSAMVAGLLAVTISYAGPLVIFFQVGQSAGVDNAMMISWIWAVSISSAVGSIFLSLRHKVPILLAWSIPGTALLVSLFPSISLNEAVGAYLIAGVMSLAIGMSGYFDKVLHCIPQGIAGGMMAGILFGFGVGAFSSFSSEPMLTCAMLASFLVAKRFLPRYAIVWVLLIGLLVAWLLGLINGSQAFELSVAKPIFIAPEFSWQAVFNLALPLVILNLTGQFLPGMALIKLNNYQVSSQPIINSASLLSLAVAVFGGISIVLAAVTSALCMGKDCHENSDKRYIGGVFNGVFYLVGAVFAGSLVGLFAMLPKSLIAMLAGLALLGALLTNLGIAMQHSEQKEPALITFLVTASGMSLFGLSSVFWGIVFGMASFYFYKLRW
- a CDS encoding SLC13 family permease, coding for MAQKNETLYQGGFAKTPKKIYRGIGIISIAAVVAYLLYAVILPFDANANKGLAILFFIGVLWLTEAVHITATALFVPVLAVLAGVPEFNTKSAFANFADPIIYVFVGGFALAAALSVQKLDRKIALWIMRLSNGHLGRAVMMMFLATAGLSMWISNTATAAMMVPLSLGLLTQLDREKDRNTCIFILLGVAYSAGIGGIGLLVGSPPNGIAAKQLGMDFMDWLKVALPLLVVLLPTLIATMYLILKPNLNQKIVVSDEEIPWTPARILTIVVFVITATCWIFGKQISGYFGFDSPDTMIGMMGALSVMVLGLATWKQVSERTEWGVLLLIGGGFTLSNVMKHSGASAVLGEQLATHLAGMPVIFIIFVTACFMIFLTEFTSNTGSTALMVPIFASVATQLGLPNELLVMVIAIGASCAFMMPVAAPPNGIAFATGYMAQKEMVKVGFFLNWVAIGIVTLWAYVLLI
- a CDS encoding 3-oxoacid CoA-transferase subunit A, with amino-acid sequence MIDKSSQSLTQVMSQIKDGSIILIGGFGPAGQPTELIDALIDCNVKDLTIVSNNAGNGDYGLARLLKTGAVKKIICSFPRQADSYVFDELYRAGKIELEVVPQGNLACRIQAAGMGLGAIYTPTGFGTLLAEGKETRHIEGKDYVLEYPIKADFALIKAHKGDRWGNLVYNKSARNFGPIMAMAADVTIAQVGEVVELGELDPEHIITPGIFVQHIVELTSVTHAMTE
- a CDS encoding 3-oxoacid CoA-transferase subunit B, translated to MTYQKLSRDQIASRIAKDIPEGAYVNLGIGLPTKVASHLPKDKEIFLHSENGLLAFGPPPEAGQEDPELINAGKEFVTMLTGGSFFHHGDSFTMMRGGHLDICVLGAFQVDEDGDLANWHTGESDAIPAVGGAMDLAVGAKQVFVATEHTTKKGDPKIVKNLTYPVTGKKCVDRIYTDLCVIDVTPEGLKVIEKIEGLAFGELQRLTGASLIDATI
- the pcaF gene encoding 3-oxoadipyl-CoA thiolase, encoding MQNAYIIDAIRTPFGRYGGALSGIRADDLGATVIKAIMERNGNVDFSQVDDVIFGCANQAGEDNRNVGRMSALLAGMPTTVPATTINRLCGSSLDAIATANRAIKSGEMNLIIAGGVESMSRAPFVMGKAQTAFGRSHQLEDTTMGWRFINPKLKELYGVDTMPQTAENVAEQFNISRADQDKFALRSQTLTKTSQDKGFFDKEIISVSIPQKKGEPILVDKDEHPRADTTQDALAKLKPVVKPDGTVTAGNASGINDGACAVLIASDETVEKFNLVPRAKIIASTTVGIEPRIMGFAPAPAIKKLLAMTGLGLDDMDVIELNEAFAAQALACTRELGLADDDSRVNPNGGAIALGHPLGASGARLVTTALNQLEQTGGKYALCSMCIGVGQGIALIIERV